One Solanum pennellii chromosome 9, SPENNV200 DNA segment encodes these proteins:
- the LOC107029587 gene encoding transcription factor bHLH62-like isoform X2 — protein sequence MEKDYFINGGIPNPALQFEPTMSFPSWNPLHSGQSLFNPNWDHSTPQFDSTLNAIVSSSPAELIGKLGTVCSSPQAVLHNNSYNRPMMGKDNIPNLGSSLPPPLPADPGFAQRAAKFSCFGSRSFNGRTSPLGLNNTELSHRSAQTLGNGKLPRVSSSPSLKQGGSPLQIKNSGQTRMEMNSNESVSEPSGETGSKLPTELNSSPRKRKAVSRGKTKEDSPTEGANGNRGSEADDNARAKRCKQVESNGIENGRVHMEESKDDETQKQVMEHQKPTEPPKDYIHVRARRGQATDSHSLAERVRREKISERMKLLQDLVPGCNKVTGKALMLDEIINYVQSLQRQVEFLSMKLATVNPNLDFPLSKDICQPNGSVAHPVFPIDKTSSSYQQGRSDIPNGALSQCSVDTLDNSLCRSLGMQLPPLDGFAEYLNQMGFTQNPNKDMTLQSQGPHQTSHMKIEM from the exons atggaaaaagACTACTTCATCAATGGCGGAATCCCTAATCCAGCCCTTCAGTTTGAACCTACTATGTCATTCCCTTCTTGGAATCCCTTACATTCAGGGCAATCTTTGTTTAACCCCAACTGGGATCATTCAACACCTCAATTTGACTCAACTTTGAACGCGATTGTATCTTCTTCTCCTGCTGAGTTGATTGGAAAACTGGGTACTGTTTGCAGCTCCCCTCAAGCGGTTTTGCACAATAACAGTTATAATAGACCCATGATGGGAAAAGATAATATACCCAATTTGGGAAGTTCACTTCCTCCTCCATTACCTGCTGATCCAGGTTTTGCTCAAAGAGCTGCTAAATTTTCTTGTTTTGGGAGTCGTAGTTTCAACGGCAGAACGAGTCCGTTGGGGTTGAACAATACGGAATTATCACATAGATCTGCTCAAACATTGGGGAATGGAAAGTTGCCTAGAGTTTCGAGTAGCCCTTCTCTCAAGCAAGGTGGATCCCCTTTGCAAATCAAGAATTCGGGTCAAACCCGGATGGAAATGAACTCTAACGAGTCTGTTTCAGAGCCAAGTGGGGAAACAGGATCGAAACTTCCAACTGAATTGAATTCTAgtcctagaaaaagaaaagcagTTTCAAGAGGGAAAACAAAGGAAGATTCCCCAACTGAAGGAGCTAATGGAAACAGG GGAAGTGAAGCTGATGATAATGCAAGAGCAAAGCGATGTAAGCAAGTAGAAAGTAATGGGATAGAAAATGGAAGAGTACACATGGAAGAATCAAAGGATGATGAAACCCAAAAACAAGTTATGGAACATCAAAAGCCTACTGAACCACCAAAGGACTATATTCATGTTAGAGCAAGGAGAGGACAAGCTACTGATAGCCATAGTTTAGCAGAAAGA GTGCGACGGgagaagattagtgaaagaATGAAGCTTTTACAAGATCTTGTACCAGGCTGTAACAAG GTGACAGGAAAAGCACTAATGCTTGATGAAATTATAAACTATGTACAGTCACTCCAACGACAAGTCGAG TTCCTATCCATGAAGTTGGCAACAGTGAACCCAAATTTGGATTTCCCCCTCTCCAAGGAT ATATGTCAACCAAATGGCTCTGTGGCCCATCCTGTTTTCCCAATAGATAAAACATCATCTTCTTACCAACAAGGCCGGAGCGATATTCCTAATGGAGCACTAAGTCAATGCTCAGTGGACACATTAGATAACTCACTATGCCGTAGCCTGGGAATGCAATTGCCTCCCCTTGATGGATTTGCTGAATATCTTAATcag ATGGGATTTACCCAAAACCCCAACAAGGATATGACACTGCAATCACAAG GGCCTCATCAAACGTCTCACATGAAAATTGAGATGTAG
- the LOC107029587 gene encoding transcription factor bHLH62-like isoform X1 — MEKDYFINGGIPNPALQFEPTMSFPSWNPLHSGQSLFNPNWDHSTPQFDSTLNAIVSSSPAELIGKLGTVCSSPQAVLHNNSYNRPMMGKDNIPNLGSSLPPPLPADPGFAQRAAKFSCFGSRSFNGRTSPLGLNNTELSHRSAQTLGNGKLPRVSSSPSLKQGGSPLQIKNSGQTRMEMNSNESVSEPSGETGSKLPTELNSSPRKRKAVSRGKTKEDSPTEGANGNRGSEADDNARAKRCKQVESNGIENGRVHMEESKDDETQKQVMEHQKPTEPPKDYIHVRARRGQATDSHSLAERVRREKISERMKLLQDLVPGCNKVTGKALMLDEIINYVQSLQRQVEFLSMKLATVNPNLDFPLSKDICQPNGSVAHPVFPIDKTSSSYQQGRSDIPNGALSQCSVDTLDNSLCRSLGMQLPPLDGFAEYLNQFPEDDLQSFVQMGFTQNPNKDMTLQSQGPHQTSHMKIEM, encoded by the exons atggaaaaagACTACTTCATCAATGGCGGAATCCCTAATCCAGCCCTTCAGTTTGAACCTACTATGTCATTCCCTTCTTGGAATCCCTTACATTCAGGGCAATCTTTGTTTAACCCCAACTGGGATCATTCAACACCTCAATTTGACTCAACTTTGAACGCGATTGTATCTTCTTCTCCTGCTGAGTTGATTGGAAAACTGGGTACTGTTTGCAGCTCCCCTCAAGCGGTTTTGCACAATAACAGTTATAATAGACCCATGATGGGAAAAGATAATATACCCAATTTGGGAAGTTCACTTCCTCCTCCATTACCTGCTGATCCAGGTTTTGCTCAAAGAGCTGCTAAATTTTCTTGTTTTGGGAGTCGTAGTTTCAACGGCAGAACGAGTCCGTTGGGGTTGAACAATACGGAATTATCACATAGATCTGCTCAAACATTGGGGAATGGAAAGTTGCCTAGAGTTTCGAGTAGCCCTTCTCTCAAGCAAGGTGGATCCCCTTTGCAAATCAAGAATTCGGGTCAAACCCGGATGGAAATGAACTCTAACGAGTCTGTTTCAGAGCCAAGTGGGGAAACAGGATCGAAACTTCCAACTGAATTGAATTCTAgtcctagaaaaagaaaagcagTTTCAAGAGGGAAAACAAAGGAAGATTCCCCAACTGAAGGAGCTAATGGAAACAGG GGAAGTGAAGCTGATGATAATGCAAGAGCAAAGCGATGTAAGCAAGTAGAAAGTAATGGGATAGAAAATGGAAGAGTACACATGGAAGAATCAAAGGATGATGAAACCCAAAAACAAGTTATGGAACATCAAAAGCCTACTGAACCACCAAAGGACTATATTCATGTTAGAGCAAGGAGAGGACAAGCTACTGATAGCCATAGTTTAGCAGAAAGA GTGCGACGGgagaagattagtgaaagaATGAAGCTTTTACAAGATCTTGTACCAGGCTGTAACAAG GTGACAGGAAAAGCACTAATGCTTGATGAAATTATAAACTATGTACAGTCACTCCAACGACAAGTCGAG TTCCTATCCATGAAGTTGGCAACAGTGAACCCAAATTTGGATTTCCCCCTCTCCAAGGAT ATATGTCAACCAAATGGCTCTGTGGCCCATCCTGTTTTCCCAATAGATAAAACATCATCTTCTTACCAACAAGGCCGGAGCGATATTCCTAATGGAGCACTAAGTCAATGCTCAGTGGACACATTAGATAACTCACTATGCCGTAGCCTGGGAATGCAATTGCCTCCCCTTGATGGATTTGCTGAATATCTTAATcag TTCCCTGAGGATGACCTGCAAAGCTTTGTGCAGATGGGATTTACCCAAAACCCCAACAAGGATATGACACTGCAATCACAAG GGCCTCATCAAACGTCTCACATGAAAATTGAGATGTAG